GCTAACAAGTTCTCGTCCAAGATAATATTACTGGGTGGTGGAGGATATAACTATGAGGCAACAGCTAGGATATGGACAATAACCACAGCACAGCTTGCGGGGATTGATATGAGTGAAGTGGATCTACTTCATGATTGCTGTTTTACCTCATCAACAAATTTTGTGAAAGGAAAAGTTAACGAAGTAATAAAAAAACTTAAGGAAATTCACGGCTTACTCTACTAGTATTAACGCAGAAGCCTTCCTAGCTTTTTCTCTAGCTTCATCAACTGTGTTTCCGTTAGCTAATACTACTCCCATTCTTCTCTTCTCATAACTGTAAGGTTTACCGAATAATCTAATTTGGACTCCAGGGATTTCCAGAGCCTTCTCTAAATTGAGGTATTTAGGATTCCACTTATCTCTTTCTGCTAAAATTACGTGAGATGCTGCAGGAGTTAATAATCTAACTTCAGGAGTAGATAAACCTAGTGCACTTCTCACGTGAACTTGGAATTCGCTTATATCTTGGCTAGCCATAGTTACCATTCCAGTATCATGAGGTCTGGGAGAAACTTCGCTAAAGAGTACTCTATTTCCTGATTTTATTATCTCTACTCCGAAAATTCCAACTCCTCCTAACTCCTCGACTACCTTTACTGCATAAGACTTAGCTTTTTCTATAACTTCGTCCTCCACAGTAGCTGGTTGCCAAGATTCTACATAATAATAACTTGGTCTCTGGTGCTCTACTGGAGAAAATGTTTTAGTAATTATTCCATTTTCAGTGCTATATCTATAAGTCAAAATAGTAAGCTCGGTATCTATTTTTACGTATTCTTCAACTATGACTCTCTTACCCTTACCGCGTGCATGAGAAATAGATTCTTTGTAAGCTTCTTCAATCTCTTCCTCCTTATTTATTAAGACGTGACCGTGACCGCTTGAACTCATTTCTGGCTTTATAAGACAGGGAAATCCTATATCCTTGCAAGCTTTCTTAACTTCTTCTGCACTTTCTGCAAATGCATAAGTTGTTGTGGGTACTTTTAACTTCTCTGCAGCGAGACTACGTAATTCTATCCTATTCATGCAGATTTTTACAGCTTGAGCATTAGGAATTATTCTATATCCTGAGTCCTCAAGATCAATTAATGCATCGGTATTGATTGCTTCTATTTCTGTTATAATCCCGTCAGGGTTTTCTCTCTTGACTATAGACTTTAGAGCAGAAGGATCCATCATGTCTATTACATATTTTCTATGTGCAACGTGCATTGCTGGAGCCATATCGTATCTATCAACCGCAATTACTTCTACTCCCATTCTTTGTGCTTCAATAGCAATTTCCTTACCTAATTCACCGCTTCCTAAAAGCATTAGTTTCTTCGATCCTTCTAAAAGCGGAGTTCCGATCTCCATGCATGAAATTACTTGAGTAAGATAAAAAATCTGTCTATCT
This genomic interval from Acidianus sp. HS-5 contains the following:
- the purT gene encoding formate-dependent phosphoribosylglycinamide formyltransferase gives rise to the protein MEIGTPLLEGSKKLMLLGSGELGKEIAIEAQRMGVEVIAVDRYDMAPAMHVAHRKYVIDMMDPSALKSIVKRENPDGIITEIEAINTDALIDLEDSGYRIIPNAQAVKICMNRIELRSLAAEKLKVPTTTYAFAESAEEVKKACKDIGFPCLIKPEMSSSGHGHVLINKEEEIEEAYKESISHARGKGKRVIVEEYVKIDTELTILTYRYSTENGIITKTFSPVEHQRPSYYYVESWQPATVEDEVIEKAKSYAVKVVEELGGVGIFGVEIIKSGNRVLFSEVSPRPHDTGMVTMASQDISEFQVHVRSALGLSTPEVRLLTPAASHVILAERDKWNPKYLNLEKALEIPGVQIRLFGKPYSYEKRRMGVVLANGNTVDEAREKARKASALILVE